A genomic stretch from Lathyrus oleraceus cultivar Zhongwan6 chromosome 2, CAAS_Psat_ZW6_1.0, whole genome shotgun sequence includes:
- the LOC127118651 gene encoding probable rhamnogalacturonate lyase B isoform X2, which yields MSSQAVQLYIEKNDVVMDNGLVKVYFSNPGGFVTRIQYNGIDNLLEDLNQMKNRGYWDVVWSEAGTTGTLGTFERVVGTSYNVIMKTDEQVEISFTRIWDPSLKGKQSPLNIDKRYVMLRNSSGFYSYAIFEHLKEWPAFNIPQIRIVYKLRKDKFHYMALGDDRQRFMPLPDDRLPGRGEELVPPEAVLLVNPVEQEFKGEVDDKYQYSSENIDLKVHGWTSSKSETNQAIGFWVIIPSNEFRSGGLVKQNLTSHVGPITLAMFLSAHYAGEDIVLKLQPNEPWKKVFGPTFVYLNTILDHHKDSLELWKDAKYQMNKEVQSWPYDFPASIDFQKSSERGSVSGTLLVRDRFVSDKDIKAQDAYIGLAPPGDAGSWQRECKGYQFWCRANEDGYFSIENIRSGNYNLYAWVPGFIGEYSNNIVINIIAGCKINFGDIIYEPPRNGPTLWEIGIPDRSAAEFYVPDPNPKFINKLFINHPDKQYGLWERYAELYPNEDLVYTVGVSDYTKDWFYAQVTRKKNEDIYEGTTWQIKFNLDDVGKSEIYKLRLALASANVSELQVRVNSIKQDPPIFTTGVIGKDYAIGRHGIHGLYWLFNIDVPSLLLFNGDNTIFLTQTMAFGPLARFQGIMYDYIRLEGPESCYSY from the exons ATGTCCTCACAAGCAGTGCAGTTGTATATAGAGAAAAATGAT GTGGTTATGGACAATGGTTTAGTAAAAGTGTATTTCTCAAATCCTGGTGGATTTGTGACTAGAATACAATATAATGGCATTGATAATTTGCTTGAAGATCTTAACCAAATGAAGAATAGAGG ATATTGGGATGTTGTTTGGAGTGAAGCTGGAACTACAGGAACACTTGGGACATTTGAGAG GGTTGTGGGAACAAGTTATAATGTTATAATGAAAACAGATGAACAAGTTGAAATCTCATTTACTAGAATATGGGATCCATCTCTAAAGGGAAAGCAATCACCTCTAAATATAGACAAAAG GTATGTGATGCTACGTAATTCATCAGGATTCTACTCTTATGCTATTTTTGAACACTTGAAAGAGTGGCCAGCTTTCAACATACCTCAAATAAGAATTGTTTATAAACTTCGTAAAGACAA GTTTCATTACATGGCTTTGGGGGATGATAGACAAAGGTTTATGCCTCTACCTGATGATCGATTACCTGGAAGAGGAGAAGAACTTGTTCCTCCAGAAGCTGTTTTGCTTGTTAATCCTGTGGAACAAGAGTTCAAAGGAGAG GTTGATGACAAGTACCAATACTCAAGTGAAAATATAGACCTTAAGGTCCATGGATGGACAAGTTCAAAATCTGAAACAAACCAAGCAATAGGGTTTTGGGTAATCATACCCAGCAATGAGTTCCGATCAGGTGGCCTTGTCAAACAAAATCTCACCTCTCATGTTGGCCCTATCACTCTTGCA ATGTTTCTTAGTGCTCATTATGCAGGAGAGGACATAGTTCTTAAACTCCAACCCAATGAGCCATGGAAAAAAGTTTTTGGGCCAACTTTTGTCTATCTTAATACCATTTTAGATCATCATAAGGATTCACTAGAGCTATGGAAAGATGCCAAATATCAG ATGAACAAGGAAGTTCAAAGTTGGCCCTATGATTTTCCAGCTTCGATTGATTTTCAAAAGTCTAGCGAACGAGGAAGTGTTAGTGGCACGTTATTAGTTCGTGATAG GTTTGTAAGTGATAAGGACATAAAAGCACAAGATGCGTACATAGGTTTGGCACCACCCGGAGATGCTGGATCTTGGCAAAGAGAATGCAAG GGATACCAATTTTGGTGTAGAGCAAACGAGGACGGATACTTTTCGATAGAAAATATACGAAGTGGGAATTACAATCTATATGCATGGGTTCCAGGTTTCATCGGAGAATATTCGAACAATATTGTCATCAACATAATCGCGG GTTGTAAAATAAACTTTGGTGACATTATTTACGAGCCTCCAAGAAATGGTCCAACATTATGGGAGATCGGAATCCCTGATCGCTCTGCTGCCGAGTTCTACGTTCCAGACCCTAATCCAAAGTTCATAAACAAGCTCTTTATAAATCATCCAGACAA GCAGTATGGCTTGTGGGAAAGATATGCAGAGTTATATCCAAATGAAGATTTAGTTTATACTGTTGGTGTTAGTGACTACACAAAAGATTGGTTCTATGCACAGGTTACAAG AAAGAAAAATGAAGATATTTATGAAGGAACTACATGGCAAATAAAGTTTAACCTAGATGACGTGGGAAAAAGTGAAATATATAAATTGCGATTGGCTCTTGCAAGTGCAAATGTCTCTGAATTACAG GTTCGAGTGAACAGTATTAAACAAGATCCTCCAATATTTACTACTGGGGTTATTGGAAAAGATTATGCAATAGGTAGACATGGCATTCATGGACTTTATTGGCTATTCAACATTGATGTACCAAGTCTTTTGCTATTCAATGGAGATAATACTATTTTTCTAACACAAACTATGGCTTTTGGTCCTTTGGCACGCTTTCAGGGAATAATGTATGACTATATTCGTTTAGAAGGTCCTGAATCTTGTTATTCATATTAA
- the LOC127118651 gene encoding probable rhamnogalacturonate lyase B isoform X1 has protein sequence MSSQAVQLYIEKNDVVMDNGLVKVYFSNPGGFVTRIQYNGIDNLLEDLNQMKNRGYWDVVWSEAGTTGTLGTFERVVGTSYNVIMKTDEQVEISFTRIWDPSLKGKQSPLNIDKRYVMLRNSSGFYSYAIFEHLKEWPAFNIPQIRIVYKLRKDKFHYMALGDDRQRFMPLPDDRLPGRGEELVPPEAVLLVNPVEQEFKGEVDDKYQYSSENIDLKVHGWTSSKSETNQAIGFWVIIPSNEFRSGGLVKQNLTSHVGPITLAMFLSAHYAGEDIVLKLQPNEPWKKVFGPTFVYLNTILDHHKDSLELWKDAKYQMNKEVQSWPYDFPASIDFQKSSERGSVSGTLLVRDRFVSDKDIKAQDAYIGLAPPGDAGSWQRECKGYQFWCRANEDGYFSIENIRSGNYNLYAWVPGFIGEYSNNIVINIIAGCKINFGDIIYEPPRNGPTLWEIGIPDRSAAEFYVPDPNPKFINKLFINHPDKYRQYGLWERYAELYPNEDLVYTVGVSDYTKDWFYAQVTRKKNEDIYEGTTWQIKFNLDDVGKSEIYKLRLALASANVSELQVRVNSIKQDPPIFTTGVIGKDYAIGRHGIHGLYWLFNIDVPSLLLFNGDNTIFLTQTMAFGPLARFQGIMYDYIRLEGPESCYSY, from the exons ATGTCCTCACAAGCAGTGCAGTTGTATATAGAGAAAAATGAT GTGGTTATGGACAATGGTTTAGTAAAAGTGTATTTCTCAAATCCTGGTGGATTTGTGACTAGAATACAATATAATGGCATTGATAATTTGCTTGAAGATCTTAACCAAATGAAGAATAGAGG ATATTGGGATGTTGTTTGGAGTGAAGCTGGAACTACAGGAACACTTGGGACATTTGAGAG GGTTGTGGGAACAAGTTATAATGTTATAATGAAAACAGATGAACAAGTTGAAATCTCATTTACTAGAATATGGGATCCATCTCTAAAGGGAAAGCAATCACCTCTAAATATAGACAAAAG GTATGTGATGCTACGTAATTCATCAGGATTCTACTCTTATGCTATTTTTGAACACTTGAAAGAGTGGCCAGCTTTCAACATACCTCAAATAAGAATTGTTTATAAACTTCGTAAAGACAA GTTTCATTACATGGCTTTGGGGGATGATAGACAAAGGTTTATGCCTCTACCTGATGATCGATTACCTGGAAGAGGAGAAGAACTTGTTCCTCCAGAAGCTGTTTTGCTTGTTAATCCTGTGGAACAAGAGTTCAAAGGAGAG GTTGATGACAAGTACCAATACTCAAGTGAAAATATAGACCTTAAGGTCCATGGATGGACAAGTTCAAAATCTGAAACAAACCAAGCAATAGGGTTTTGGGTAATCATACCCAGCAATGAGTTCCGATCAGGTGGCCTTGTCAAACAAAATCTCACCTCTCATGTTGGCCCTATCACTCTTGCA ATGTTTCTTAGTGCTCATTATGCAGGAGAGGACATAGTTCTTAAACTCCAACCCAATGAGCCATGGAAAAAAGTTTTTGGGCCAACTTTTGTCTATCTTAATACCATTTTAGATCATCATAAGGATTCACTAGAGCTATGGAAAGATGCCAAATATCAG ATGAACAAGGAAGTTCAAAGTTGGCCCTATGATTTTCCAGCTTCGATTGATTTTCAAAAGTCTAGCGAACGAGGAAGTGTTAGTGGCACGTTATTAGTTCGTGATAG GTTTGTAAGTGATAAGGACATAAAAGCACAAGATGCGTACATAGGTTTGGCACCACCCGGAGATGCTGGATCTTGGCAAAGAGAATGCAAG GGATACCAATTTTGGTGTAGAGCAAACGAGGACGGATACTTTTCGATAGAAAATATACGAAGTGGGAATTACAATCTATATGCATGGGTTCCAGGTTTCATCGGAGAATATTCGAACAATATTGTCATCAACATAATCGCGG GTTGTAAAATAAACTTTGGTGACATTATTTACGAGCCTCCAAGAAATGGTCCAACATTATGGGAGATCGGAATCCCTGATCGCTCTGCTGCCGAGTTCTACGTTCCAGACCCTAATCCAAAGTTCATAAACAAGCTCTTTATAAATCATCCAGACAA GTATAGGCAGTATGGCTTGTGGGAAAGATATGCAGAGTTATATCCAAATGAAGATTTAGTTTATACTGTTGGTGTTAGTGACTACACAAAAGATTGGTTCTATGCACAGGTTACAAG AAAGAAAAATGAAGATATTTATGAAGGAACTACATGGCAAATAAAGTTTAACCTAGATGACGTGGGAAAAAGTGAAATATATAAATTGCGATTGGCTCTTGCAAGTGCAAATGTCTCTGAATTACAG GTTCGAGTGAACAGTATTAAACAAGATCCTCCAATATTTACTACTGGGGTTATTGGAAAAGATTATGCAATAGGTAGACATGGCATTCATGGACTTTATTGGCTATTCAACATTGATGTACCAAGTCTTTTGCTATTCAATGGAGATAATACTATTTTTCTAACACAAACTATGGCTTTTGGTCCTTTGGCACGCTTTCAGGGAATAATGTATGACTATATTCGTTTAGAAGGTCCTGAATCTTGTTATTCATATTAA